One Bombilactobacillus folatiphilus genomic window, AATATGATGATGTTCCCGAAGATGCTTTCCGAAGTGTGGGTACGATTGAAGAAGTCTTAGACAAGGCTAAACAAATGGGCTATCAACCTGATAGTGAAACAACTGCTAATTCGCAAGAGGCAGATGTTGCTAGTTAAACATTAGGAGGCTGATTATGGAAGATACAGCTGTAATGGTTGTTAACATTATCACACCTGATGGTCAAGTTTATTCGCATCATGGCAAGCGTGTTGTTGCGCGAGCTACAGATGGTGATTTAGGTATTTTGGCCAACCACTTGCCGATTATCGCGACTTTAAAAATTGCGGAAGTGCGAGTCTTGCGGGCTGATAATGATAATCATGAAGATGCAATTGCTGTGAATGGTGGTTACTTGGAATTTAAGGACAACGTGCTGAATATCGTCGCTGATAGTGCTGAACGGGCACGAAATATTGATTTGAGGCGTGCACGTTATGCTAAAGAGCGTGCTGAAGAAGAAATTAAGCATGCTAAAACAGTCCAAGATATTGATGAAGTTCAACGAGCACAAGTTGCCCTAGCACGAGCAATTAATCGAATTCAAGTTTATAATCATCGTTAAAATCCTCTTTTAAATAAGAGGATTTTTCTTTTATTCATGGTATGATACTATAGAATTACTGGAAGTTATAAGGAGAAATTTTTTGAAACAAGTGGGAATTCAAAATCTATTAATTATTTTTAGCCATCTTTTCTTTATTTGGCTGGCGTTTTTAGCTGTACAGACCTTAGATTGGGATCGAGTTTTGCACGTACACACAAATAATTGGGGCAAAATTTTAATTGTCTTTTTAGCTATTGCACTAGGCTATAATGTTAGTTCATTTTTCATTAGTTTCGTCCAAGCGTTCCAGAATTTGATTTTTATGTTATAGGGATTTTTAATTGTGTTATTACGCAATTAAAGAGTGGAGATATGGTATAATCCTATTTTATGAAGACTTTTTGGGAGGCTGAAAATGGCGAAATCTATTGGAATTGATTTAGGGACAGCTAATGTTTTGATTAATGTTCAGGGCGAAGGAATTGTTGTTAACGAGCCATCGGTAGTTGCAATTAATACAGAAAATCATGAATTATTAGCGGTTGGTACCAAAGCATATCAAATGGTAGGGCGGACACCAGGTAATATTCAAGCCATTCGTCCGTTAAAAGATGGTGTCATTGCTGATTTTGATATTACGGAAAAGATGTTGCAATATTTTATCAATGAAATTGATATTAAAAGTCGCTTTTCACGTTTAACGATTATGATTTGTTGTCCAACTAACATTACGTCCATCGAGCAAAAATCAATTATTGAAGCCGCCGAACAAACTGGTAGTAAAGATGTGTATCTGGAATTAGAACCTAAAGTAGCAGCCGTGGGAGCTGGCATGGATATTTTTAAGCCACAAGGTAATATGGTAATTGATATCGGTGGCGGAACCAGCGATATTGCTATTTTGTCTATGGGAGATATTGCTGTTAGCAAATCAATGCGGTTGGCTGGCGATAAGATGAATACTGCCATTCAAAATTATGTTAAAACTCAAAAAAATATTATTATCGGTGAACGTACCGCTGAAGACATCAAGAAACAAATTGGTTCGGCTTTTGAGCCCGATCCTACTAATGAAATGACAATTCGGGGTCGTGATATTGCTACTGGTCTGCCGGTGACGGTCACTATCTCAGAAGTAGATACTCAAAAAGCATTGACTGATATCTTGTCTTCAATTATTGATGGTGTTAAATCTGTTTTGGAACAGGCTGAACCCGAGTTATCTGCAGATATTATTGATCGTGGAATTATGCTAACGGGCGGTGGTTCCTTGATTAAGGGAATTGATAAACTTTTTGCTCGTGAGTTACAGGTTCCAGTTCTCATTGCTGAAGATCCGTTAGATACTGTTGCTAGAGGGACGGGAATTTTGTTAGAAAGAATTGCTGCAGGTAATAAATAAGAAGTGTTAGGAACTTGTGATATTCATGAATAAGTCGTACGGTAACCATTTAGTCAAAAATATTTTCAAAATTATTCTGGCATTTATTCTGTTATTTATTGTTGGAATGATGGTAGGTGCTTTGATAGGCGGTGGCAATATTTTGACGCCGCTATTACCAAAGACGTGGGTTCATATTTTTCAATTTATGAAGTGATACAAGATGTCTAATTTATTAATTAAGTTTGTACACTTTTATCAAAAATTTATCTCACCCATATTTCCTCCAAGTTGTCGTTATTATCCGACTTGTTCTAGTTATATGATTCAAGCAATTGAAAAAGTAGGTAGTTTTAGAGGATTCATAATGGGGATTGCGCGCATTTTACGCTGTCATCCTTTTATTCATGGTGGTTTTGATCCAGTACCCGATCATTTTACGATTTTTCGTAATAAATATCCGGAAAAATATGAAGATGAAATTATTGCAAAACGATTTCATCCTAAAAAGAATTAAACGAGGAAAAAATGAGAACAAAAGAACGTAAATTTAATGTAAATTTATTAGAGATCAGTGCAACCAGTTGGAAAGTGGTCATTGATAAAAAAAATCATGAACAGACAATTGCACGGATTGAACAAGTTGATCAAAAGCACTTTGAAGTCAATTTAATTGACGATACTAATGCCACTAAGTTAGTTGCTACCAATTTAAATGAAGCAGTAAATAGTGCACTAATGCAGTACAACTTGCATTTAAATTAGGAGCAAGAGTTAATGGGGTTAAGAAGATCGAAAATTAAAGTTGATGATGAAAATCCGAGAATTGATTATGGTGTTATTTTTTCGGTAATGGTTTTAGCATTAATTGGTCTACTATCAATTTATGTTGCGGCTTCACATGATTATCGCGGCAGTGGTCCTTGGCGTATGGTAGTTTCGCAAATGCTTTGGTATGTAATTGGAGCAATCGGAGTTTTTGTGATCATGCATTTTGACGCGGAACAATTGTGGACAATTGCACCTTATGCGTATTGGGCAGGTATTGGCTTATTAATTGCCGTGTTATTTTTTTATAGTCGCGAGTATGCCATGCAAACCGGCGCCCGAAGTTGGTTTGCTTTAGGTCCCTTGTCGTTTCAACCATCTGAAATAATGAAGCCTGCGTTTATTTTAATGTTGGGGAGAGTCGTGACAATTCATAACCATACTTTTCCCATCCATACATTAAGAAATGATCTGCGCTTAATTGGAAAAATGGTTTTATGGTCTATACCAGTCATTGTCTTGATGTTATTGCAAAAAGATTTTGGTACCATGTTGGTCTTTTTAGCCATTTTGGCTGGCGTTATTTTGGTATCAGGAATTGATTGGCGGATTCTATTATTTTTAGGTGCATTAGTTGGTATTTTGGGTGGTGGCGCCATTTATTTGGTAGTAACAGGCGAAGGTCGGCAAATTTTGGCTAGCATTGGTTTTCATGCTTATCAGTTTGAACGGATTGATTCATGGTTAAATCCGTCAGGTGATACGTCGAATTCCAGTTATCAACTTTGGCAAAATTTAAAGGCAATTGGTTCCGGTAAATTGATTGGCAAGGGTTTTAATCACTCGAATGTGTATGTTCCTGTGCGGGAATCTGATATGATTTTTTCTGTTATCGGTGAAAATTTTGGATTTATTGGCTGTTGTGCATTAATTATGGTTTATTTTTTACTAATTTCGCAAATGGTCAAGGTTACGTTTGATACTAAAAATGAATTTTATGCCTATGTGTCAACAGGTATTATTATGATGATTTTGTTCCATGTTTTTGAAAATATTGGAATGAGTATTGGACTGTTACCAATGACGGGAATTCCGTTGCCATTTATCTCACAAGGTGGTTCGGCTTTGTTAGGTAATATGATTGGCATCGGGATGATTATGTCGATGCGTTATCATTATAAAAGTTATATGTTCAGTAGTGATGATTTTAAATAATAAAAAAAGAGTTTCCATCAAGATACTTTCCTGGTTCGGAAGTTATTTTGAATGAAAACTCTTTTCTTTTTATTACTTTTTATGATTGATTTTTTGACCGTCAAGGTTAGTTCTCACGACCATTACATCACATGGAGCATTGCGAGTAACAAATTCAGTTACAGAACCAATCAATAGTCTTTCAACAGTGTTTAAGCCAGTGGCACCAATCATAATTAAGTCAATTTGATTGTCAATGGGATACGTACGGGCAATGGTAGTTTTTGGAGCACCATATTTGATAGTTGTCGTAACATTTGCAATTCCACGTTTTAAAGCAGTTTGTTCATATTTATTGATAGTTTCTTGAGCGGTTTGCGAAATTTTTTCCACCATAGAAGAATCAAAGCTAGAGACATCCTGAAAAGCACGCGTATCAATAACATGTAAAATGTGCAAGTCGGCTTGATTACGCTGGGCTACTTCAATTGCTTTATTAAAAGCCGTTTCCGCTTCATACGAGCCGTCAATGGGAACTAGAATATTTTGATAATTTTGTAACATAAGCATTTCCTCCACATCTATTTAAAGATTATTGTAAATGACTTTGGACAAAATTGCACAAATATTTATTTACATAATTGACCTGTGATAACTGGAAAAATTCCAACAATGAAGCTGCTGAAAATCAATGTCCATAAATTCCAAAGTGGGGGAGATAATAATAAATTAATAGACCTATACCGACTGAAATTAGCAAAAGATAAGCAGTTATTTTGGTACAACTTTGTAATTTTAATTGCTTGGTGACATTCACTAAACTCAACAGATTTTGTGGGTAAACTAATAATAAAATTGCTAATATAGTGATTAAAATTAAAAAAATGATCATCAATATAAAAAGCATGTTGCTACCCTAACTTTCAGTGTGATTTTGTAAAGTATGCAGATGGTCGTAAGTCTTTTTTAAATTTGTTTCATATTTACTGTTGGTTTTCGCCTGATAATATTGTCGCTTTTGCAAAAGGTCAGGTAAATACTGTTGAGCAACCCAATCATTAGCAAAATCATGAGGATACTGATAACCGATACCATGTTGTAATTTTTCGGAACCCTTGTAATGGCTATCTTTTAGACTATCGGGAATTTGACCAACCTTTCCTGAACGGATATCCTCTAAAGCGGCATCAATGGCCAAAATACCTGAATTAGACTTAGGGCTTAAGCAGAGTTCAATGACAGCATCGGCCAAGGGAATGCGGGCTTCAGGCAAGCCAATTTTTTCGGCAGCGCTACAGGCTGTGACAGTCCGTTGACAGACGGGAGGATTGGCAAGACCGATATCTTCATAAGCACAAACAATCAAACGGCGAATAGCTGTCTTGAGATCACCGCCTTCTAATAAACGTGCTAAATAATATAAAGCGGCATCGGTATCACTGCCACGAATGGATTTTTGGAAAGCAGATATCACATCATAATGATCGTCGCCATTTTTATCAGTTAATAACGTCTTTTGCTGCAGAGATTCACTAGCAATTTCAGAATTAATTTGGATAATATCATCTTTATCTTTAGGAGTAGATTTAACTGCTAACTCTAGACCGTTTAAGGAACTGCGTAAATCACCATTGGTTGCATGAGTAAAAACTTGCCAAGCATTTTTAGTTAGTGATGTCTGATAGTTGCCTAAGCCGCGTTCAGTATCCTTTAACGCCAGTTGTAAAGCTTGTTTAATATCTTGTGGCGTCAAAGACTTGACTTCGAAAATTTGAGTCCGACTACGGATAGCAGGATTGATGGCCAGATAAGGATTTTCTGTGGTAGCACCGATTAAAATAATTTGTCCACTTTCCAACAATGGTAATAAAAAATCTTGTTTAGTTTTGTCGAGACGATGTATTTCATCCAATAACAAAACAACAGTACCGCTCATTTTGGCTTCTTCGGCTACAATTTGTAGCTGCTTCTTGGAATCGGTTGCCGCATTTAGTTGACGAAAAGCGTACTTAGTACTACCGGCGATAGCACTGGCAATGCTTGTTTTTCCAGTTCCCGGTGGACCATATAGGATCATAGATGAAAGTAATTTGGTATGAACCATGCGCCAAATAATTTTGCTTGGGCCAATTAAATGTTGTTGACCAACTACTTCATTTAAGTTGCGAGGTCGCATACGATAAGCTAAAGGTTGATTCAAATATTTCAAAGACCTTTCTTTTTCTACAAAAAAAGCAATCCGAAGATTGCTTTTTGCAAAAATATAAGATAAATTACAGAATCTGGTTGTAAAATTCAACAACTAATGATTCATCAATTTCTGGTGCTAATTCATCACGTTGTGGTAAACGAATAAATTTACCAACCATCTTGTCTTCATCAAATTCAACAAATGGTAAACGAGCGACATTTGCTTCCAAAGCATCTTTAACAACCTGTAAATTCTTTGAACGATCACGTAAGGAAATTTCCTGACCAGGTTTCACTTCATACGAAGGAATATCAACACGTTTGCCATCAACAACAACATGACCATGGTTAACCAATTGACGAGCTTGAGCACGTGTAGTAGCTAAACCCAAACGATAAACTAGGTTATCTAACCGTGATTCAAGTAAAATCATAAAGTTTTCACCATGTTTACCTTGACGAATCTTACC contains:
- a CDS encoding F0F1 ATP synthase subunit epsilon, translating into MEDTAVMVVNIITPDGQVYSHHGKRVVARATDGDLGILANHLPIIATLKIAEVRVLRADNDNHEDAIAVNGGYLEFKDNVLNIVADSAERARNIDLRRARYAKERAEEEIKHAKTVQDIDEVQRAQVALARAINRIQVYNHR
- a CDS encoding DUF1146 family protein is translated as MGIQNLLIIFSHLFFIWLAFLAVQTLDWDRVLHVHTNNWGKILIVFLAIALGYNVSSFFISFVQAFQNLIFML
- the mreB gene encoding rod shape-determining protein; this encodes MAKSIGIDLGTANVLINVQGEGIVVNEPSVVAINTENHELLAVGTKAYQMVGRTPGNIQAIRPLKDGVIADFDITEKMLQYFINEIDIKSRFSRLTIMICCPTNITSIEQKSIIEAAEQTGSKDVYLELEPKVAAVGAGMDIFKPQGNMVIDIGGGTSDIAILSMGDIAVSKSMRLAGDKMNTAIQNYVKTQKNIIIGERTAEDIKKQIGSAFEPDPTNEMTIRGRDIATGLPVTVTISEVDTQKALTDILSSIIDGVKSVLEQAEPELSADIIDRGIMLTGGGSLIKGIDKLFARELQVPVLIAEDPLDTVARGTGILLERIAAGNK
- a CDS encoding DNA-directed RNA polymerase subunit beta; the protein is MNKSYGNHLVKNIFKIILAFILLFIVGMMVGALIGGGNILTPLLPKTWVHIFQFMK
- the yidD gene encoding membrane protein insertion efficiency factor YidD; this translates as MSNLLIKFVHFYQKFISPIFPPSCRYYPTCSSYMIQAIEKVGSFRGFIMGIARILRCHPFIHGGFDPVPDHFTIFRNKYPEKYEDEIIAKRFHPKKN
- a CDS encoding DUF2969 family protein, which encodes MRTKERKFNVNLLEISATSWKVVIDKKNHEQTIARIEQVDQKHFEVNLIDDTNATKLVATNLNEAVNSALMQYNLHLN
- a CDS encoding FtsW/RodA/SpoVE family cell cycle protein, yielding MGLRRSKIKVDDENPRIDYGVIFSVMVLALIGLLSIYVAASHDYRGSGPWRMVVSQMLWYVIGAIGVFVIMHFDAEQLWTIAPYAYWAGIGLLIAVLFFYSREYAMQTGARSWFALGPLSFQPSEIMKPAFILMLGRVVTIHNHTFPIHTLRNDLRLIGKMVLWSIPVIVLMLLQKDFGTMLVFLAILAGVILVSGIDWRILLFLGALVGILGGGAIYLVVTGEGRQILASIGFHAYQFERIDSWLNPSGDTSNSSYQLWQNLKAIGSGKLIGKGFNHSNVYVPVRESDMIFSVIGENFGFIGCCALIMVYFLLISQMVKVTFDTKNEFYAYVSTGIIMMILFHVFENIGMSIGLLPMTGIPLPFISQGGSALLGNMIGIGMIMSMRYHYKSYMFSSDDFK
- a CDS encoding universal stress protein — translated: MLQNYQNILVPIDGSYEAETAFNKAIEVAQRNQADLHILHVIDTRAFQDVSSFDSSMVEKISQTAQETINKYEQTALKRGIANVTTTIKYGAPKTTIARTYPIDNQIDLIMIGATGLNTVERLLIGSVTEFVTRNAPCDVMVVRTNLDGQKINHKK
- a CDS encoding replication-associated recombination protein A, with the translated sequence MNQPLAYRMRPRNLNEVVGQQHLIGPSKIIWRMVHTKLLSSMILYGPPGTGKTSIASAIAGSTKYAFRQLNAATDSKKQLQIVAEEAKMSGTVVLLLDEIHRLDKTKQDFLLPLLESGQIILIGATTENPYLAINPAIRSRTQIFEVKSLTPQDIKQALQLALKDTERGLGNYQTSLTKNAWQVFTHATNGDLRSSLNGLELAVKSTPKDKDDIIQINSEIASESLQQKTLLTDKNGDDHYDVISAFQKSIRGSDTDAALYYLARLLEGGDLKTAIRRLIVCAYEDIGLANPPVCQRTVTACSAAEKIGLPEARIPLADAVIELCLSPKSNSGILAIDAALEDIRSGKVGQIPDSLKDSHYKGSEKLQHGIGYQYPHDFANDWVAQQYLPDLLQKRQYYQAKTNSKYETNLKKTYDHLHTLQNHTES
- the rpsD gene encoding 30S ribosomal protein S4; amino-acid sequence: MRYTGPTWKKSRRLGISLSGTGKELSRRPYAPGQHGPKNRNKLSEYGTQLQEKQKLRLMYGLNERQFRNAFLRAGKIRQGKHGENFMILLESRLDNLVYRLGLATTRAQARQLVNHGHVVVDGKRVDIPSYEVKPGQEISLRDRSKNLQVVKDALEANVARLPFVEFDEDKMVGKFIRLPQRDELAPEIDESLVVEFYNQIL